One window from the genome of Phycisphaerales bacterium encodes:
- a CDS encoding response regulator: MTTQPDPQAQTGADEPLTGTVLVVDDNAQNAELLEAYLDDLGITVQVAHDGQAALDVVAADAPDLILMDIMMPRMSGYQATERLKSDPATRDIPIIMVTALGEVGDVERAVDCGADDFLTKPVNKLELLTRVRSLLRVRKLQTDLNKAQAQLRKFLRED; this comes from the coding sequence ATGACCACGCAGCCAGACCCGCAGGCCCAGACCGGTGCCGACGAGCCGCTGACCGGCACCGTGCTCGTGGTCGACGACAACGCGCAGAATGCCGAGTTGCTCGAGGCCTACCTCGACGACCTGGGCATCACCGTCCAAGTGGCCCATGACGGGCAGGCCGCCCTCGACGTCGTCGCTGCGGACGCCCCCGACCTCATCCTCATGGACATCATGATGCCGCGGATGAGCGGCTACCAGGCCACGGAGCGGCTCAAGAGCGATCCGGCGACGCGAGACATCCCCATCATCATGGTGACCGCTCTGGGCGAGGTCGGCGACGTCGAGCGCGCCGTCGACTGCGGCGCCGACGACTTCCTCACCAAGCCCGTCAACAAGCTCGAACTGCTCACCCGCGTCCGCTCGCTGCTCCGCGTCCGCAAGCTCCAGACCGACCTGAACAAGGCCCAGGCCCAGCTCCGCAAGTTCCTCCGCGAAGACTGA
- the dacB gene encoding D-alanyl-D-alanine carboxypeptidase/D-alanyl-D-alanine-endopeptidase, producing MASVVVRRGQSGGVADRTRAMLAMLVVLLAALPATAGMQRDLQRDLERAVAQAGLDGLDVGVSVVDLRTGRRIVDIDAYDPLIPASNMKVLTSATALMTLGDSFMFDTRFLLVDDALVIVGSGDPGLGDPALLADMPEPMDVDALLDFVADAIMRADPGAIREIVIDDRVFDRDTVHEDWPENQLQYYYCAEVGGLNFHLNIVNVFARDTSLNQPARIVLEPDASSIEIENKTRTAARRTPAGRPHQSAISIARDEAGNRWRVSGEVSRSVGAPTAVRDTAIVFGELLAERLEHRGVEIGDAHALPGEAVRRAEADERFEGEPLLVIKTPIAEVLKRCNRDSYNLHAEALFKRIGHEITRQPGSWVLGAAGMRQKLTDALGPTALDGLRVADGSGMSRDNKISPATLTSLLAHMHVTSDESARVLFRDSLARSGEGTLRRGFLSPASLQHDVLAKTGYLNHVRTISGYVVPKGSSEPIAAFSILMNGFNTSDGLRSRELRNEMVRLIDRKAAELGRVVVRPGTP from the coding sequence ATGGCATCGGTTGTTGTTCGGCGGGGGCAGAGCGGCGGCGTGGCGGATCGAACTCGGGCGATGCTGGCGATGCTGGTGGTGCTGCTTGCGGCGCTGCCGGCGACGGCCGGCATGCAGCGAGACCTCCAGCGCGACCTGGAGCGGGCCGTCGCCCAGGCGGGCCTTGACGGGCTCGACGTGGGCGTCAGCGTGGTCGACCTCCGGACGGGCCGGCGGATCGTGGACATCGACGCCTACGACCCGTTGATCCCCGCCTCGAACATGAAGGTGCTGACGAGCGCGACGGCGCTCATGACGCTCGGCGACTCGTTCATGTTCGACACGCGGTTCCTGCTGGTCGACGACGCGCTGGTCATCGTGGGCTCGGGCGACCCGGGCCTGGGCGACCCCGCGCTGCTCGCCGACATGCCCGAGCCCATGGACGTCGACGCGCTGCTCGACTTCGTTGCCGACGCGATCATGCGGGCCGATCCGGGAGCCATCCGAGAGATCGTGATCGACGACCGGGTGTTCGACCGCGACACGGTGCACGAGGATTGGCCCGAGAACCAGCTCCAGTACTACTACTGCGCCGAGGTGGGCGGGCTGAACTTCCACCTGAACATCGTCAACGTGTTCGCACGCGACACGTCGCTGAACCAGCCCGCGCGGATCGTGCTCGAGCCCGACGCCAGCAGCATCGAAATCGAGAACAAGACCCGGACGGCCGCACGGCGCACGCCCGCGGGCCGACCGCACCAGAGCGCGATCTCGATCGCTCGCGACGAGGCCGGCAACCGCTGGCGTGTTTCGGGCGAGGTGTCTCGGTCGGTGGGCGCCCCCACCGCGGTGCGCGACACGGCGATCGTCTTTGGCGAGCTGCTCGCCGAGCGGCTGGAGCACCGCGGGGTCGAGATCGGTGACGCCCACGCCTTGCCGGGCGAAGCGGTTCGGCGGGCCGAGGCGGACGAGCGGTTCGAGGGCGAGCCCTTGCTGGTGATCAAGACGCCCATCGCCGAGGTGCTCAAGCGCTGCAACAGGGATAGCTACAACCTGCACGCCGAAGCGTTGTTCAAGCGGATCGGGCACGAGATTACGCGGCAACCAGGCAGCTGGGTGCTGGGTGCGGCGGGCATGCGCCAGAAGCTGACCGACGCGCTTGGTCCGACCGCGCTCGACGGGCTGCGCGTGGCCGACGGGAGTGGCATGAGCCGCGACAACAAGATCTCGCCCGCCACGCTGACCTCGCTGCTCGCGCACATGCACGTCACGAGCGACGAGTCGGCTCGCGTCCTCTTCCGCGACTCGCTCGCCCGTTCGGGAGAGGGCACGCTGCGGCGTGGGTTCTTGTCGCCTGCTTCGCTCCAGCACGACGTGCTGGCCAAGACGGGCTATCTGAACCACGTCCGCACGATTTCCGGCTACGTCGTGCCCAAGGGCAGCAGCGAGCCGATCGCGGCGTTCTCGATCCTCATGAACGGCTTCAACACGAGCGACGGCTTGCGAAGCCGAGAGCTGCGCAACGAGATGGTTCGCCTCATCGATCGCAAGGCGGCAGAACTGGGCCGCGTGGTCGTGCGGCCCGGCACACCGTAG